From the genome of Candidatus Competibacteraceae bacterium:
TCGGCGTGTTCGTATAGATGCGTGCCGTCGAACCAGGCCATGGCATGGGCATCCTTGGGGAAATGCGCCGGTACCCAGTCGAGAATCACCCCGATGTTGTTTTGGTGGCAGCGGTCGATCAACTCCATCAGATCGTCCGGCTTGCCGAAGCGCGCGGTCGGCGCGTAGAAGTTGGAAATCTGATACCCCCAGGACGGACCGTAGGGATGCTCGGCCAGCGGCAGGAATTCGATGTGGGTGAACCCCATTTCCAGCACATAGGGAATCAACTGCTCGGCCAGTTCCCGGTAGGACAGGAAGCTGCCGTCCGGCCGGTGCCGCCACGAACCGGCGTGGACCTCGTAAATGGCCACCGGCCGTTCCCAGGCTTTGGCGCCCGCCCGCCGTTGCATCCACTCGCCATCGCGCCACTGATGCTTGCCGGCCGGATCGTAGACCACGCTGGCGGTGCCAGGTGGCGTCTCGGTGTGGAAGGCATAGGGGTCGGTTTTCAGAAACAGAGGACCCTTGCGGGGCAGAATCTCGAACTTGTACAGATCGCCTTCGCCCAGACCGGGCACGAACAACTCCCAGATCCCCGAACCCGGCCGCAGGCGCATCGGGTGGCGGCGGCCATCCCACTCATTGAAGGTGCCGACCACGCCAACCCGCCGGGCATTGGGCGCCCAGACCGCGAAGTTGACCCCGGAAACACCCTTAACCATCTGGATGTGCGCGCCGAATTTTTCAAAAATCCGGTAGTGATTGCCCTCGGCGAACAGGTGGCAGTCCTGGTCGCCGAAGATCGAGAACCTAAAGGCATAGGGGTCCTCGAAAGTCCAGGTCCGGCCGTGCTCGGTCGCGCTCAGTCGATAGCGCAGCGACTCCGGCTGGCCGATGACCCGCGTTTCGCACAAACCGCCGCCGTGGACCCAGTGCAGCGGGTACAACATCCGTGGCTGGTTTTCGCACAGCAGGAAGGGGGCTTCCGCATCCGGCAACAGAGCGCGCACCACGCTCAGGCCGGGTTCCTCCGGCAGCGGATGCGGTCCCAGCAGGGCGTGAGGATCGGTGGAAGACCCCTCGATCAGCTCGGCGCATTCCGCCGCCGTTAGGGTGGGGTGCGGCTGCTCCTCTCGCAACAGGAAGCGCAATCCATCCACCTCGGCCTGTTCTTGCAGCCGCGCGGCGAAGGTGCGGACGTCGGTCCGCAGCGCATCGACATGGTAAACCTGGCGCCAGAACAGCGCGTTGGCCCACAGGAAATTACGGACCTCGGGCCGCTCCAGGTCGAACCCCAGCATTCCTTCGGCGTCGTCGCGGTCGTAAATCCGTGTGCCGTCGAACCAGCTCAGTTCCTGCCCCTCAAGCGGCAGTAGCGGTGGAATCCAGTCGAGGATCACCCCGATATCCCGCTGGTGACAGGCATCGACGAAAGCCATCAATTCTTCGGGCTGACCATGACGGGGGTTGGGGGTGTAATAGCTGGCCACCGTCTCATCGTCGGCCCAAAACGCCAGTTCGACATGACTGAAACCCCGTTCCGACAGCCAGGGCAGGACGATCTCCCCGAGCTGGCCATAGGTGGCGACCTGTCCGGGGCCAACGGCGGCGGACTCGCTCAGCGTGACCCGGTGAATGGCGACCGGCATCTCCCAGCCGGGTGTCTCCATGGCCCGCGCCATCCAGGGGGCATCGCTCCAGTCGTGGCAACGTTGCCAGTCGTATACGAAAGCGGCGGTTTTGGGATAGGCCTCGGTATGGAAGGCCAGCGGGTCGGTCTTGAGAAACACCGCGCCTTCGGCGTTGCGAATTTCGTACTTGTACAACTCGCCCAAGCCGAGATCCGGCACGAACAGTTCCCACACTCCGGATTCGTGCCGCTCCAGCGGATGGCGGCGACCATCCCATTCATTGAAGGTGCCGACCACGCTGACCCGGCTGGCGTGGGGTGCCCAGACCGTGAAGTTGACCCCCATGACGCCTTCCTTCACTCGCAGGTGCGAGCCCAGTTTGGCGAACAGGTTTTCCAGCGTTCCCGCTCGCAGCGCCTGGCCGTCGGCGTGGGTGAAGGAGGGTTCGTGAATGGCGTAGGGGTCGTGGAAGGTGGAGGACTGGCCGGCGGCGTCGATGGCGAGGAGTCGGTACTCCAGCGCCCTGACCCCCGGAATCCGGGTCACGAATAATCCATCCGGATGCGCGCGCTGCATTTCCCGCCGGACGGAGCCATCCGCCGGTAGCACGTAGGCCCGTTCGGCCCGTGGCAAAAAGGCGCGGATCGTCAGTATTCGTTCCCGTTCGGCGTAATGAGGTCCCAAAATCGAATAGGGAGTGTCATGACGCAACTCAATGATCTTTTGGATGTGTTCTTCCAGCATAGCCCTCGCCTTTTTGGCTGTCCCGCCTTGCCGATTAACATATCAAATTTACGGTTTTAATTCGAATCGCGGCAAGTCTAACGCAGAACGCAAACGAAGGATGTTCGACGGGATTTCACGACGAAAAGGGGCGGCGCCCACGTGGGTGCCGCCCCTTCCAAATCGTTAATGGGATAAGGGAGTTGCTATTCGTCGTCACTATCGGCCGCTTGTCCAGCCGGTGCGTCCGCCGGCTGACCCGGCATCGCCGCCGGTCCCTGCCCGCGTCCCTGCCCGCGTCCCTGCCCACGCCCGCGCCACATCGGCCGCTCGGTGAAGAACTTGTCCATGACCTGTTTCTGGTCGGGGTCGAGGGCCGCATACAGATCGCCGGCGGCCTTGGTCATGGCCTTCATGCCGGCCAACCGTTGTTCCATGCCCTGCACCCGCTCCTCAAAGTGAGCCAGCACGGTGGTTTCCCGGTTCCGCATCTCCTGTCGGATCTTGATCATGGTGGCACGATTCGTGTCCTGGGCGGCGAGGAAGGCTTTCCAGGCGCTCTCCTGCTCCGGCTTGAGCTTGAGCCGCGCCGCCAGCAGTTCCATCCGTTCAGCGTGGTACTGCCGCATCATGGCATAACGGTGACCGGGACTGCCTCCACGCGGGCCGCCACCCATCTGGCAGTCGCCGGAGCCGCCGCCCATCATCGGGCCATGGCCGCCCCAAGGACCGGCAAAAACGGCGGTGGTCAGACCGATACCGGCGACCGTGGCGGCGACCAGCAAACGTTTGCGTAGCGTTTTCATGTTCGAACTCCTCGTTATTGGGTTGCTTCGGGAGCCATTAAACCGCAGTCATGTAACCGGCGTTTTGCCGGAGCGGGATATTTGTAACGGTTTGTATCGCCGAACGGTATTCCCCGGTATTGCTGAAAAGCGCTATGAAGCGAAAAATCAACGGGCTACTGTTTCCACTGATTTCCAGGTATCGCTGAAAATTGCCACCGTGTAGCGCCTTAGGAGGGACCCGTTTTGGATGGCGATAGAACATCGCGCTTTACCATGAAGCGCCTGGAGTCGCTGGAACCCGCGCCCAACCGGTACGAGGTCCGCGACACCGGGCAACCCGGCTTGGCGTTGCGCGTCTATCCGACCGGCCACAAGGCCTATTGCGTGCTGAAAGGCATCGGTCGCCAAGGTCGCCGCATCAAGGTCGGGGACTTCACGGTCATCACCCTGGAAGATACCCGCCACCGCGCCAAGAATCCGCTGGGGAACTGGCCGGTGGTATCAATCCGATCGAAGCCCGCCGCGAAACCCGCGCCCGAGCCGTCAGTTTGCGCGCGACCCTGGCGGATTAGATGTTATACCCATTCTGAATAGGTTTTCGTCATTCCCGCGAATGCGGGAATCCAGGCCACCGCTGAAAAACTGGATACTCGCGTTCCCCGCGTTCGCGAGGACGGGTATGACGAACAGGGTGGTTTTTGGCCTCCGAAAAGAACAAAACCTATCGGGAAACGGTATTACTGCCTCCATCAAGTACCGCAAACTGCTCCCATGCCTTGGCGTCCTGTCGCGTCAACAACTGGCCGGCGAAATCCAACGCCAGCACCAAATTGGCTTCCGCCGCCACACTCAACGCCTCGCCCAGCTCGAAACGCTCGCCGCGAATCGCGAGTTGAAAAGCAGGTGGCGGCGAAGCATGATTAATCTGCTGGTAGACATACAGCACGGCGGTGGGCGACAGGGCATGGCTGGTATAACTGGTGTCGCGCACCGGCTGAATGCGGGAAAATTGAAATGGCGGCGGACAGGAAACGCTGGCGTCCACAAACAATACCAGCGCCCGATTCTCCAGATCGACCGCGTGTTCGATCTGCAACTGAAAATCGGTCAGCAACTCGACATCTTTCCAGTCACTGTGCTGCTCCCGCAATATCGCCAACCGCTCCAGGAACAGCGGCCCCAGTGCATCGTCGCCCCGACTGGGATTGCCGACGGCAAGAATGAGCAAACCAGGATCTCTCAAACTTAGCCCGCTTCCCCAAGGAACACGCCCATTTCGTTTCGGACGGTTCCATCCTCATCCCGTACCAAACGATCCACCACCATCCCGCTCTCTTCTTCCACCCGTTCCACGATCAGCGGCATCCGGCCCAAGGCATGGGTGGCGCAGGACAGGCAGGGATCGTAGGCGCGCACCGCCACTTCGATCTGGTTCAGCAGCGGTTCGGTCAGTTCCTTACCATCCAGATAACGCTCCGCCACTTGGCGGATGGATTCGTTCATCGCCTGGTTATTGTTGGTGGTGGATACGATCAAATTGGCCTTCTCGATCAAGCCATCCTCGTCGATGCGGTAATGGTGGAACAAGGTGCCGCGCGGCGCCTCGATCACACCGATCCCTTCCCGCGCCATCTCGCCGCGCACGACCCGTTCCTCGCCGAAGATATCCGGGTCGAGCAGCAGATCCTTGATCGCCTCGGTGGCGTGCAACAGCTCGATCATT
Proteins encoded in this window:
- the glgB gene encoding 1,4-alpha-glucan branching protein GlgB, giving the protein MLEEHIQKIIELRHDTPYSILGPHYAERERILTIRAFLPRAERAYVLPADGSVRREMQRAHPDGLFVTRIPGVRALEYRLLAIDAAGQSSTFHDPYAIHEPSFTHADGQALRAGTLENLFAKLGSHLRVKEGVMGVNFTVWAPHASRVSVVGTFNEWDGRRHPLERHESGVWELFVPDLGLGELYKYEIRNAEGAVFLKTDPLAFHTEAYPKTAAFVYDWQRCHDWSDAPWMARAMETPGWEMPVAIHRVTLSESAAVGPGQVATYGQLGEIVLPWLSERGFSHVELAFWADDETVASYYTPNPRHGQPEELMAFVDACHQRDIGVILDWIPPLLPLEGQELSWFDGTRIYDRDDAEGMLGFDLERPEVRNFLWANALFWRQVYHVDALRTDVRTFAARLQEQAEVDGLRFLLREEQPHPTLTAAECAELIEGSSTDPHALLGPHPLPEEPGLSVVRALLPDAEAPFLLCENQPRMLYPLHWVHGGGLCETRVIGQPESLRYRLSATEHGRTWTFEDPYAFRFSIFGDQDCHLFAEGNHYRIFEKFGAHIQMVKGVSGVNFAVWAPNARRVGVVGTFNEWDGRRHPMRLRPGSGIWELFVPGLGEGDLYKFEILPRKGPLFLKTDPYAFHTETPPGTASVVYDPAGKHQWRDGEWMQRRAGAKAWERPVAIYEVHAGSWRHRPDGSFLSYRELAEQLIPYVLEMGFTHIEFLPLAEHPYGPSWGYQISNFYAPTARFGKPDDLMELIDRCHQNNIGVILDWVPAHFPKDAHAMAWFDGTHLYEHADPRQGEHPDWGTLIFNYGRHEIENFLIANALYCLENFHFDGLRVDAVASMLYLDYSKKEWIPNKYGGNENLEAIEFIKHTNAVVHAQHPGVMMIAEESTAWPNVSRPTDQGGLGFGFKWNMGWMHDVLFYLQKAPVHRRHHHDKLTFGIVYAFNENFILSLSHDEVVHLKKSLLGKMPGTEREQFANLRLLYAFMYGHPGKKLLFMGGEFGQPSEWNHDAELEWGLLRKPPHQGLQRFVADLNQLYRREPAYHQVDFRGAGFEWLDAGGAETNVLVFLRKARDPRDTLVFVLNFSDQPRKHYRIGVPFPVEYRELSHSDSSEYGGSGETLPGGRIMAEEVSSHGHAFSLVLNLPPLSAVVLKPAPLVLK
- a CDS encoding Spy/CpxP family protein refolding chaperone: MKTLRKRLLVAATVAGIGLTTAVFAGPWGGHGPMMGGGSGDCQMGGGPRGGSPGHRYAMMRQYHAERMELLAARLKLKPEQESAWKAFLAAQDTNRATMIKIRQEMRNRETTVLAHFEERVQGMEQRLAGMKAMTKAAGDLYAALDPDQKQVMDKFFTERPMWRGRGQGRGQGRGQGPAAMPGQPADAPAGQAADSDDE
- a CDS encoding DUF4102 domain-containing protein, whose protein sequence is MKRLESLEPAPNRYEVRDTGQPGLALRVYPTGHKAYCVLKGIGRQGRRIKVGDFTVITLEDTRHRAKNPLGNWPVVSIRSKPAAKPAPEPSVCARPWRIRCYTHSE
- a CDS encoding hydrogenase maturation protease — translated: MRDPGLLILAVGNPSRGDDALGPLFLERLAILREQHSDWKDVELLTDFQLQIEHAVDLENRALVLFVDASVSCPPPFQFSRIQPVRDTSYTSHALSPTAVLYVYQQINHASPPPAFQLAIRGERFELGEALSVAAEANLVLALDFAGQLLTRQDAKAWEQFAVLDGGSNTVSR